The following coding sequences are from one Halobaculum magnesiiphilum window:
- a CDS encoding type IV toxin-antitoxin system AbiEi family antitoxin domain-containing protein produces the protein MNDSQDTQNIRQGLSTRESRLLSQLAGAGNQIISVDDIETTLEVAPNTAREIASRLTEKGWLDRLFPGRYLIIPLAAGEEGLYTTHEYLIASHVAEPMYVGYYTALDHHGLTEQVPRTVYVVTPSRAQSREIHGVPYRVVTVTKRKFFGYEPTSIEGTTVNVADVEKTLVDCADHSEFGGGTRELAQAMVAADDRDCSWTTVGEYLQRLDNGAATKRIVYLADQLGIDLPTRETLLESFTSGYSLLDPTRGKQGSYDREYRLRINVDWERLDSMES, from the coding sequence ATGAACGACTCACAAGACACGCAAAATATACGCCAAGGACTGTCCACCCGTGAGAGCCGACTTCTCTCACAACTCGCCGGCGCGGGCAACCAGATCATCTCCGTCGACGACATCGAGACGACCCTAGAGGTCGCCCCGAACACCGCCCGAGAGATCGCCTCCCGGCTCACTGAGAAAGGATGGCTGGACCGACTGTTCCCCGGTCGATACCTCATCATCCCGCTCGCGGCCGGTGAAGAGGGTCTGTATACGACGCACGAGTATCTCATCGCCTCGCACGTTGCCGAGCCCATGTACGTCGGCTACTACACCGCCCTTGACCACCACGGGCTGACCGAACAAGTGCCCCGGACGGTGTACGTCGTCACCCCCTCCCGGGCACAGAGTCGGGAGATCCACGGCGTCCCCTATCGCGTCGTGACGGTCACCAAGCGCAAATTCTTCGGCTATGAGCCGACGTCTATCGAGGGCACCACCGTGAACGTCGCAGACGTGGAAAAGACGCTCGTTGATTGTGCCGACCACTCCGAGTTCGGTGGTGGAACCCGGGAACTCGCACAGGCGATGGTCGCCGCGGACGATCGGGACTGTTCGTGGACGACGGTCGGTGAGTACCTCCAGCGACTCGACAATGGCGCTGCGACCAAGCGGATCGTCTACCTGGCAGACCAGCTGGGTATCGACCTCCCGACGCGTGAGACGCTCCTCGAGTCATTCACAAGTGGGTACTCGCTGCTCGACCCAACGCGAGGCAAGCAGGGAAGTTACGACAGAGAGTATCGCCTCCGAATCAACGTCGACTGGGAGAGACTCGATTCGATGGAATCCTGA